The DNA segment AAGGCGTCTGCGGCCGGGCTTTCCCGCCACAGCGCGCCCGCGGTAAAGATCGCCGCCCCGAACAGCGCCGCCGCCGCGAGGATGGTGACTGCTCGTGCCGTCCGCGCGCCGGTCCAGGCGACGACGAGCAGCAGCGTGAGGCCGGTCAGCGACAAGCCGATCTCGGCGCCGGTGAGATAGAGTGAGGTCGCGAAGTCCATCAGTGCGCGCCCCCATGCGCCGGGGCGGCAACGGCATTGGCTGCGCCTGCGCGCGGCGGGCCAACCGCAAGCCGGGTGTCGCCCTGAGGCTCGGCCCGCGCCAGGCGTTGATCGAGCAAGGCAATGTCCTTGCGCATCGGCGCGAGGAAGCTTTCGGGATAGATGCCCATCCACAGCACCGCGGCGGCGATCGGGGCGAGGATGGCAAACTCCCGGGTGCTGAGGTCGGGCATGGCCGCTGCATCCGCGTTGCGGTGACCGCCGAAGGCGATGCGGCGGTAAAGGTAAAGCATATAGCCCGCGCCCAGGATGATCCCTGTCGTCAGCACCAGTGTCGCTATCGAGCTCCGCTCCCACACGCCGGCAAGGCTGAGGAATTCGGCGACGAACCCGCTCGTGCCAGGAAGCCCGATGCTCGCCATGGTGAAGAGCAGGAAGAACAGCGCATAGCGCGGCATATTGATGCTGAGCCCGCCGTAGCGGTCAATCTCGCGCGTGTGCAGCCGGTCGTAGATGACGCCCACGCACAGAAACAGCGCGCCAGAGACGAGGCCATGGCTGAGCATCATCACCATGGCGCCCTCCATGCCCTGGACATTGAAGGCGAAGAGGCCCGCGGTGACGATCGCCATGTGCGCGACAGACGAATAGGCGATCAGCTTCTTCATGTCGTGCTGCACCAATGCGATAAGGCTGGTGATGACGACGGCCGCCATGCTGAGGCCAAAGATCAGCCACATGAATTGCGCGCTCGCTTCCGGAAACATCGGCAGGCTGAAGCGGATGAAACCATAGCCGCCCATCTTGAGCAGCACGCCCGCAAGGATCACCGAGCCCGCGGTCGGTGCCTGCACGTGCGCGTCGGGCAGCCAGGTGTGAACCGGCCACATCGGCATCTTGACTGCGAAGCTCGCGAAGAAGGCGAGCCACAGCCAAGTCTGCGCCTGCGGCGGAAAGTCATAGGCCATCAGCGCCGGGATGCTGGTGGTGCCCGCCTGGTTCACCATCCACAGCATCGCGATCAGCATCAGTACCGAGCCGAGCAGCGTATAGAGGAAGAACTTGTAGCTCGCGTAGATGCGGTTGGCCCCGCCCCAAACCCCGATGATCAGATACATCGGGATGAGGCCAGCCTCGAACATGATGTAGAAGAGAAACAGATCCTGCGCCGCGAAGACGCCAATCATCAGCGTTTCCATCAGCAGGAAGGCGGCCATGTATTCGCCAACCCGCCTGTCGATCGCCCGCCAGCTGGCGAGGATGCATAGCGGCATCAGGAACACGCTGAGCACGATCAGCATCAGCGCAATGCCGTCGATCCCGAGCGCGTACTGAAACCCTGCGAAAAGGTCCGCACGCTCGGTGAATTGCCACTGCGGACCGCCGATCTCGTAATTGGCCCACAGCACGATGCCGAGCGCGAGGTTCGCAAGCGTGGCGGCGAGCGCGGCAATCCGCGCGTTCGGCGCGTCCAGGAACAGGCACATTCCCGCCGCGATCAGCGGGATAGCCAGCATCAGCGAAAGGATCGGGAAATCGGTCACGCGAGCACCCAGGTGATCGCAGCGACCACGCCGAGCAGCATGACAAGCGCATAGCTTGTCACATAGCCCGACTGGAACCGCTTCGCCCCCGCGGCTCCTTGGGCGACGACCCAAGCGGCGCCGTTGGGGCCGAAGCGGTCGATCAGCCCGATATCGCCGCGCTGCCAGAATTGCCGCCCGAACCAGAACGCGGGGCGCACGAACAGGAAGTCGTAGATTTCGTCGAAGTACCACTTGCGGTAAGCGAACTGGTAGATCGGACCAAGCTGCTCGGCCACGCGCGCAGGGAAGCTCGTGTTGCGGATATAGGCGTACCAGGCGAACGCCAACCCGATGAGCATGACGATGAATGCTGCGTATTTCACCAGCATAGGCACGCCGTGCATCGCGTGGATCAGCGCCTCGTTGTAGAAGATCGACCCGTCCCAGAACCCCGCATCATCGAGGAAGGTAGGCGCGAAGATCTGGCCCGCGGCGACCGCGCCGATCGAGAGCAGCACCAGCGGCACGAGCATGGTCCAGGGAGCCTCGTGGGGGTGATAGCCCGCGGTGCCGTCGCCGTGGTTCGGGTCGGGCACGGAATGCTTGGCATCCTGCCCCGCATTTTCCTGCGCGGGCGGATTGCCATGGTCCGGCGCGTCATGACCTTGGTGCACGGCATGCTGGATATGCTCGCTATCCGCCCAGCGCGGCTTGCCGAAGAAAGTCAGGAAGACCAGCCGCCACGAGTAGAAACTGGTCAGCAGCGCGGCGAGCACGCCCATCCAGAACGCGAACCGCGCCGCCTCGGTCCCGCGCGCCCACGCAACCTCGATGATCGCGTCCTTCGACCAGAAGCCGGCGAAGCCCAAGTGCAGGTCGTAGATGCCGACCCCGGTGATCGCCAAGGTGCCCGCCAGCATCGCCCAGAAAGTGATCGGGATGCTTTTGCGCAAGGCCCCGTAATAGCGCATGTCCTGCTCGTGATGCATGGCGTGGATGACCGACCCTGCGCCCAGGAACAGCAGCGCCTTGAAGAAGGCGTGGGTGAAGAGGTGGAACATTGCCGCGCCATAGGCGCCCACCCCGGCGGCGAAGAACATATAGCCGAGCTGCGAGCAGGTCGAATAGGCGATCACCCGCTTGATGTCCCATTGCGTTGTGCCAACGGTGGCGGCGAAAATGCAGGTCGCCGCTCCGATGATCGTCACCAGTGCCAGCGCGACGGGCGCGGTCTCGAACATTGGCGACAAGCGGCAGACCATGAACACGCCCGCGGTGACCATGGTGGCGGCGTGGATCAGGGCCGACACGGGCGTCGGTCCTTCCATCGCATCGGGCAGCCAGGTGTGGAGGCCGAGCTGCGCCGACTTGCCCATCGCGCCGATGAAAAGGAGGATGCAGAGCAGGTCCATCGTGTGAACACGCAGGCCGAGGAAGCCGATGCTCGCCCCGCTCATCCCGGGCGCGGCGGCGAGGATCTCGGGGATCGAGACCGTGCCGAAGACCCAGAAGGTGCCGAAGATGCCCAGCATGAAGCCAAGATCGCCCACGCGGTTGACCACGAAGGCCTTGATCGCGGCGGCATTGGCGGAGGGTTTCTTGTACCAGAACCCGATGAGGAGATAGCTGGCCAGGCCCACCCCTTCCCAGCCGAAGAACATCTGGACGAGGTTGTCCGCCGTCACCAGCATCAACATCGCGAAGGTGAAGAGGCTGAGATAGGCGAAGAACCGCGGCTGATCCGGGTCTTCCGCCATGTATCCCCACGAATAGAGGTGAACGAGCGCCGAAACGGAGGTGATCACCACCAGCATCACCGCGGTCAGCGCGTCGACCCTCAGCGCCCAGTCGAAGGCGAGATCGCCCGAGCGCACCCATTGCAAGACCGGCACCACGCTCGCTTCCGCCCCGCCCGCGACGAAAGCGAGGAAGATCGGCCAGGAGAGCGCGCAGGACAGGAACAGTGCGCCTGTCGTGATCGCTTTGCTGGCCGCCGAACCAAGCAAGCGCTGGCCGAGCCCAGCAACAATGGCCGCAAGCAGCGGCGCAAAAACGATGACGAGGATCGCTTGCACCGGGCCGCTATCCCTTCAGCCGGTCGACGCTGTCGACGGCGATGGTGCCGCGCCCGCGGAAATAGATGACGAGGATCGCCAGTCCCACGGCCGCCTCGCCCGCCGCGACGGTGAGAACGAACATGGCGAAGACCTGCCCCGTCAGATCGCCCAGGAAGGCGCTGAAGGCGACCAGGTTGAGGTTAACGCTTAGCAGGATCAGCTCGATCGCCATCAGGATGACGATGATGTTCTTGCGGTTGAGGAAGATGCCGAGGACGCCCAGCACGAAGAGGATCGCACTGACGAAGACGAAATGTTCGATCCCGATCACAGATTGATCCCCTGACCCACCTGGGGCTGACGCATCACGGTCGCGTCCTCGGGGCGGCGGGCGACCTGCTTGGAGATATCCTGGCTGCCCCGCGGCGCGCGGCCCTCGCGATGAGTCAGCACGATCGCGCCGACCATGGCGACCAGCAGAACCAGCCCCGCGGCCTCGAACAGGAACAGATAGTCGCGGTAAAGCACCGCCCCCAAGGCCTCGGTATTGCTCGCGCCGATCACCGGCGCGGCCGTACCGGATGCAAGCCCGAGATCGATCCCGCCCATCTGCCAGGCCCCGATCCCGAGTGTCAGTTCAGAAAGGAGGACTAGAGCAATAAGAAGGCCGAGCGGGAAGTTCTTCACGAACCCGGCGCGAAGCTCCGCAAAGTCGATGTCGAGCATCATGACGACAAAGAGGAACAGCACCGCGACGGCGCCGACATAGACGATCACCACCAGCATCGCGATGAATTCCGCCCCTACGAGCACCATCAGCCCCGCCGCGTTGAAGAAGGCGAGGATCAGCCACAGCACCGAATGCACCGGATTGCGCGCGGTGATGACGACACCCGCGGAAAGCACAAGTAGCCCGGCAAACAGGTAGAAGGCGATAGTCTGAATCAAGAAAGGTTCTGCCCAATCATTGCGTTCGCCCCGAGCCTGTCGAAGGGCCATCCTTTGCTATGCCGGAGAAGAAAAACAGAGCTTCGACAAGCTCAGCCCGAACGGTCCCGGTTTCGAATGGGCGGCCCATTACCGGTAGGGCGCGTCGGCTTCAAGGTTCGCGGCCAGGGCCCGCTCCCACTTGTCACCGTTGGCGAGCAGCTTGGCCTTGT comes from the Qipengyuania sediminis genome and includes:
- the nuoK gene encoding NADH-quinone oxidoreductase subunit NuoK, with the translated sequence MIGIEHFVFVSAILFVLGVLGIFLNRKNIIVILMAIELILLSVNLNLVAFSAFLGDLTGQVFAMFVLTVAAGEAAVGLAILVIYFRGRGTIAVDSVDRLKG
- a CDS encoding NADH-quinone oxidoreductase subunit M codes for the protein MTDFPILSLMLAIPLIAAGMCLFLDAPNARIAALAATLANLALGIVLWANYEIGGPQWQFTERADLFAGFQYALGIDGIALMLIVLSVFLMPLCILASWRAIDRRVGEYMAAFLLMETLMIGVFAAQDLFLFYIMFEAGLIPMYLIIGVWGGANRIYASYKFFLYTLLGSVLMLIAMLWMVNQAGTTSIPALMAYDFPPQAQTWLWLAFFASFAVKMPMWPVHTWLPDAHVQAPTAGSVILAGVLLKMGGYGFIRFSLPMFPEASAQFMWLIFGLSMAAVVITSLIALVQHDMKKLIAYSSVAHMAIVTAGLFAFNVQGMEGAMVMMLSHGLVSGALFLCVGVIYDRLHTREIDRYGGLSINMPRYALFFLLFTMASIGLPGTSGFVAEFLSLAGVWERSSIATLVLTTGIILGAGYMLYLYRRIAFGGHRNADAAAMPDLSTREFAILAPIAAAVLWMGIYPESFLAPMRKDIALLDQRLARAEPQGDTRLAVGPPRAGAANAVAAPAHGGAH
- the nuoL gene encoding NADH-quinone oxidoreductase subunit L; the protein is MQAILVIVFAPLLAAIVAGLGQRLLGSAASKAITTGALFLSCALSWPIFLAFVAGGAEASVVPVLQWVRSGDLAFDWALRVDALTAVMLVVITSVSALVHLYSWGYMAEDPDQPRFFAYLSLFTFAMLMLVTADNLVQMFFGWEGVGLASYLLIGFWYKKPSANAAAIKAFVVNRVGDLGFMLGIFGTFWVFGTVSIPEILAAAPGMSGASIGFLGLRVHTMDLLCILLFIGAMGKSAQLGLHTWLPDAMEGPTPVSALIHAATMVTAGVFMVCRLSPMFETAPVALALVTIIGAATCIFAATVGTTQWDIKRVIAYSTCSQLGYMFFAAGVGAYGAAMFHLFTHAFFKALLFLGAGSVIHAMHHEQDMRYYGALRKSIPITFWAMLAGTLAITGVGIYDLHLGFAGFWSKDAIIEVAWARGTEAARFAFWMGVLAALLTSFYSWRLVFLTFFGKPRWADSEHIQHAVHQGHDAPDHGNPPAQENAGQDAKHSVPDPNHGDGTAGYHPHEAPWTMLVPLVLLSIGAVAAGQIFAPTFLDDAGFWDGSIFYNEALIHAMHGVPMLVKYAAFIVMLIGLAFAWYAYIRNTSFPARVAEQLGPIYQFAYRKWYFDEIYDFLFVRPAFWFGRQFWQRGDIGLIDRFGPNGAAWVVAQGAAGAKRFQSGYVTSYALVMLLGVVAAITWVLA
- a CDS encoding NADH-quinone oxidoreductase subunit J, giving the protein MIQTIAFYLFAGLLVLSAGVVITARNPVHSVLWLILAFFNAAGLMVLVGAEFIAMLVVIVYVGAVAVLFLFVVMMLDIDFAELRAGFVKNFPLGLLIALVLLSELTLGIGAWQMGGIDLGLASGTAAPVIGASNTEALGAVLYRDYLFLFEAAGLVLLVAMVGAIVLTHREGRAPRGSQDISKQVARRPEDATVMRQPQVGQGINL